A genome region from Blautia coccoides includes the following:
- the dapF gene encoding diaminopimelate epimerase yields MKFEKYHGIGNDYLVYDCQKNTEELDADKIRKICDRNFGVGSDGILAGPYIEDGDFAVRVFNPDGSEAKRAGNGIRIFAKYLKDAGYTLSERLNIRTKGGNVQVRFLNADGTRIQADMGRLSFSSKDAGLVGETREALREKMVFGQKEYDCSCVSMGNTHCVIPMDEISREKICKIGAFSERSEYFHDRINTQIMKVLDKNNIQIEIFERGAGYTLASGTSSCAAAGAAYRLGMIDSDVMVHMPGGKLWIQIDEEWRVKMTGSVQSVCRIEMTEDFLRFEP; encoded by the coding sequence GTGAAATTTGAAAAATATCACGGAATAGGAAATGATTATCTGGTGTATGACTGTCAAAAGAATACAGAAGAGCTGGATGCGGATAAGATCCGGAAAATCTGTGACAGGAATTTCGGAGTGGGTTCAGACGGTATTCTGGCAGGTCCTTATATAGAAGACGGAGATTTTGCCGTCCGTGTTTTTAATCCGGACGGAAGTGAAGCCAAGAGAGCGGGAAACGGTATCCGTATCTTTGCAAAATATTTAAAAGACGCGGGATATACCCTCAGTGAGCGGTTGAATATCAGAACAAAAGGTGGAAATGTACAGGTGCGCTTTCTCAACGCAGACGGCACAAGGATACAGGCGGATATGGGAAGACTGTCCTTTTCCAGTAAAGACGCAGGCCTTGTGGGGGAGACAAGAGAGGCGCTCAGAGAGAAAATGGTATTCGGACAGAAGGAATATGACTGTTCCTGTGTCTCTATGGGCAATACACATTGTGTGATCCCCATGGATGAAATCTCAAGGGAAAAGATTTGTAAAATAGGCGCCTTTTCAGAACGTTCCGAGTATTTTCATGACCGGATCAATACGCAGATCATGAAGGTTTTGGACAAAAATAATATTCAGATAGAAATATTCGAGCGGGGGGCGGGATATACCCTGGCATCCGGCACCAGCAGCTGTGCAGCAGCAGGCGCGGCATACCGGCTGGGGATGATCGATTCCGATGTGATGGTACACATGCCGGGCGGCAAGCTCTGGATCCAGATTGATGAGGAATGGCGGGTGAAAATGACAGGAAGCGTACAGAGTGTATGCCGGATTGAAATGACAGAGGACTTCCTTCGGTTTGAACCATAG
- a CDS encoding AraC family transcriptional regulator, whose amino-acid sequence MDSYSKTGYLKDDFRLFHITDEEENSFSYHYHDFYKILIFIRGDVTYHIEGKSFDLKPYDIVLVNAGEIHKPVINSSSAYERVILYISPEFMDSCRDKEDSLNQCFVQAQASRSNVLRIELFSQSRLYQVLQELEKSFEGGAFAAALYQKALFMEFLILLNRFSMDSYSGTYIENSRCNSKILPVLDYIAEHLAEDISIDQLASCFYMSRYYLMHLFKQETGYSVASYISTKRLLRARALIQNGMSVTDACYQCGFKNYSSFSRAYKKLFHTSARGERNQS is encoded by the coding sequence TTGGATTCTTACAGCAAAACCGGTTATCTGAAAGACGATTTCCGCCTCTTTCATATTACAGACGAGGAGGAAAACAGTTTTTCCTATCACTATCATGATTTTTATAAAATACTGATCTTCATACGCGGTGACGTCACTTACCACATCGAGGGAAAATCCTTTGATCTAAAGCCCTATGACATAGTCCTTGTAAATGCCGGCGAGATCCACAAGCCGGTCATCAACAGCAGCTCCGCCTACGAGCGGGTGATCCTGTATATATCGCCTGAATTCATGGATTCCTGCCGAGACAAGGAGGATTCCCTGAACCAGTGCTTTGTGCAGGCCCAGGCCAGCCGTTCCAATGTGCTGCGCATTGAGCTGTTCAGCCAGAGCCGCCTGTATCAGGTCCTGCAGGAACTGGAAAAGTCCTTTGAGGGCGGAGCCTTTGCCGCTGCCCTGTACCAGAAAGCGCTCTTTATGGAATTTCTAATCCTCCTGAACCGTTTCTCCATGGACTCCTACTCAGGCACATATATAGAAAACAGCCGCTGCAATTCCAAAATCCTGCCTGTTCTCGACTACATTGCCGAGCATCTGGCAGAGGACATCTCCATCGACCAACTGGCCTCCTGTTTCTATATGAGCCGTTATTACCTCATGCACCTGTTCAAACAGGAGACAGGATACAGCGTAGCCAGCTATATTTCCACCAAACGCTTGCTGCGGGCCAGGGCATTGATCCAGAACGGCATGTCTGTCACAGATGCCTGCTATCAGTGCGGTTTTAAAAATTACTCCTCCTTTTCCAGGGCTTACAAAAAACTCTTCCACACATCCGCCAGAGGAGAGCGGAACCAGTCATAA
- a CDS encoding dipicolinate synthase subunit DpsA yields MSHKKFDFAVIGGDMRQVYLAGYLSECGCRVCKYALCADTPGASCYAASSLLEAVSNAETVLAPIPINKSKEIPLPLLSDLLGEGQSLFAGCIPRDFQEKVFSKGVFVSDLMKDEILTEKNSIATAEGAVAEAIQKSSRNLHQSRCLVLGYGTCGKTLAAYLKGMFCHVTVCARRPGVRAEAEILAGEALSCETLEEKAGSFDFIFNTIPAQIIDRSLLKSLKKQVLIIDIASAPGGVDFTAARDLGISAYLCPGLPGKYAPRSSAYAIAEAVFRKLKEYE; encoded by the coding sequence ATGAGCCACAAAAAATTTGATTTTGCAGTTATCGGCGGAGATATGCGCCAGGTCTATCTGGCCGGTTATCTCTCGGAATGCGGCTGCAGAGTATGTAAATATGCGCTTTGTGCAGATACTCCGGGCGCCTCCTGCTATGCTGCCTCTTCTCTTTTAGAAGCAGTTTCAAATGCAGAGACCGTCCTTGCGCCGATCCCCATAAATAAAAGCAAAGAGATTCCTCTGCCCCTTCTATCGGATCTTCTTGGGGAGGGTCAGTCCTTATTTGCGGGATGTATACCCAGAGACTTCCAGGAAAAAGTATTTTCAAAAGGAGTCTTTGTCTCTGATCTGATGAAAGACGAGATACTCACCGAAAAAAACAGTATTGCCACAGCAGAAGGTGCTGTGGCGGAAGCCATTCAAAAAAGCAGCCGCAATCTCCACCAAAGCCGCTGTCTCGTATTGGGATACGGAACCTGTGGAAAAACCCTGGCTGCATACCTGAAAGGGATGTTCTGTCATGTAACTGTATGTGCCAGAAGACCCGGCGTACGGGCAGAAGCTGAGATACTGGCAGGGGAAGCCCTCTCCTGCGAGACACTGGAAGAAAAGGCGGGCAGTTTTGATTTTATCTTTAACACTATTCCAGCCCAGATCATTGACAGGTCACTTTTAAAGAGCCTTAAGAAACAGGTTCTGATCATTGATATCGCTTCTGCTCCCGGCGGTGTGGACTTTACCGCAGCCAGGGACCTGGGGATATCCGCATATCTCTGTCCGGGACTTCCGGGGAAATATGCCCCTCGTTCCTCTGCCTATGC